From Cuculus canorus isolate bCucCan1 chromosome 7, bCucCan1.pri, whole genome shotgun sequence, one genomic window encodes:
- the LOC104067881 gene encoding lysosomal acid lipase/cholesteryl ester hydrolase, with amino-acid sequence MWCLFMLLCSQGIAFSAGFTTSSTPNSDRSQNRKTPNPECFMNVSEIIRYHGYPSEEYQVTTEDGYILGVFRIPAGRNSRNTGKKPAVFLQHAFLGDATHWISNLPNNSLGFLLADAGYDVWMGNSRGNTWSLKHKTLNPSQKAFWQFSFDEMGKYDIPAELYFIMNKTRQEDVYYVGHSEGTTAGFIAFSTYPELAKRVKMFSALSPVVTGSYATSPLVKLARAPEPLLKLLFGCKGALHQIPLLKRPVAEFCASLDKFCGHVLCYIAGGSVKNLNTSRTDIYASHSPAGTSVQDIIHWHQILYADRFQAYDYGSKENMKKYNQTAPPTYEIEKIRIPTAAWSGGEDKFADPKDMARLLPRITNLIYHEHFPTWGHLDFIWGLDATERMYLKIIELITKYL; translated from the exons ATGTGGTGCCTCTtcatgctgctctgctcccaaggaatTGCCTTTTCAGCAGGATTCACAACATCCTCCACTCCGAATTCAGACAGAAGCCAGAACAGAAAGACTCCCAACCCCGAATGTTTTATGAATGTT AGTGAAATTATCAGATATCATGGATACCCCAGTGAAGAATATCAAGTTACCACAGAGGATGGGTATATTCTTGGTGTTTTCAGAATTCCTGCCGGGAGGAACAGTCGAAATACAG ggaaaaagcCTGCAGTCTTCCTACAGCATGCTTTTCTAGGAGACGCTACCCATTGGATTTCCAACCTGCCAAACAACAGCTTGGGCTTCCTCCTCGCAGATGCTGGATATGATGTCTGGATGGGAAACAGCCGAGGGAACACTTGGTCTTTAAAACACAAGACCCTTAATCCCAGCCAGAAAGCATTCTGGCAGTTCAG CTTCGATGAGATGGGTAAATACGATATTCCAGCAGAGCTGTACTTCATCATGAATAAAACCAGACAGGAGGATGTATACTATGTTGGTCACTCTGAAGGCACAACAGCAG GCTTCATAGCATTTTCTACGTACCCTGAGCTGGCTAAACGGGTGAAAATGTTCTCTGCCCTGAGCCCAGTAGTCACAGGCTCATATGCTACAAGCCCTCTGGTTAAATTAGCACGTGCTCCTGAACCACTGCTCAAG TTACTATTTGGCTGCAAAGGAGCCCTGCACCAAATCCCACTTCTGAAAAGACCTGTGGCAGAATTCTGTGCAAGCCTGGATAAGTTTTGTGGCCATGTACTCTGTTACATAGCTGGAGGCAGCGTAAAAAATCTGAACACA aGTCGAACAGATATATATGCATCACATTCCCCTGCTGGAACATCAGTACAGGACATTATTCATTGGCACCAG ATACTATATGCAGACCGATTTCAAGCTTATGACTACGGctctaaagaaaacatgaagaaatacaaCCAG ACTGCTCCTCCCACGTATGAAATCGAGAAGATAAGAATACCAACTGCTGCTTGGAGCGGTGGAGAGGACAAATTTGCAGATCCAAAAGACATGGCGAGGCTGCTTCCTCGGATTACTAATCTCATTTACCATGAACATTTTCCTACTTGGGGACATCTTGATTTCATCTGGGGTCTTGATGCAACTGAGAGAATGTATCTGAAAATCATTGAACTAATAACAAAATACCTTTGA
- the ANKRD22 gene encoding ankyrin repeat domain-containing protein 22 isoform X1 produces MDVLVKHVLMNIIFSLQPICQAAYKNDFNEVQCLLEHNSDHLNVQDSISGDTPLICACKQGNNRIVSYLLKRNADVNLRNKKDRTCLHYAVRKRFTFLDYVLIIILMPVMLIGYLLMVSKTKQNENLIKMLLRAGVDVNATDFSGSTALHYACEMRNQAVVPLLLEAHADTSIKNQAGETPLDIARRLQFHNIESMLRKNS; encoded by the exons ATGGATGTCTTAGTGAAACACGTGCTGATGAATATTATCTTCTCTCTTCAGCCCATTTGTCAGGCAGCTTATAAGAATGATTTCAATGAAGTTCAGTGTCTTTTGGAACACAACAGTGACCACCTGAACGTCCAGGACAGCATCAGTGGAGACACCCCTTTAATTTGTGCGTGTAAACAGGGAAACAACAGGATAGTTAGCTatcttctaaaaagaaatgctgatgtCAACCTCAGGAACAAG aaagaCCGCACATGTCTGCATTATGCTGTGAGAAAACGGTTTACCTTCCTTGACTATGTGCTCATCATAATCCTCATGCCAGTTATGCTTATTGGATACCTTCTCATG GTCTCAAAGACTAAACAGAATGAAAACCTGATCAAGATGTTGCTTAGGGCTGGAGTGGATGTTAATGCTACAGATTTT tcTGGTAGCACAGCACTTCACTATGCTTGTGAAATGAGAAACCAGGCAGTCGTTCCTCTACTGCTTGAAGCTCATGCAGACACTTCCATAAAGAATCAG GCTGGGGAGACCCCCCTGGATATAGCAAGAAGATTGCAGTTCCACAACATTGAAAGCATGCTGAGGAAAAATTCGTAG
- the ANKRD22 gene encoding ankyrin repeat domain-containing protein 22 isoform X2, with protein MGILYSEPICQAAYKNDFNEVQCLLEHNSDHLNVQDSISGDTPLICACKQGNNRIVSYLLKRNADVNLRNKKDRTCLHYAVRKRFTFLDYVLIIILMPVMLIGYLLMVSKTKQNENLIKMLLRAGVDVNATDFSGSTALHYACEMRNQAVVPLLLEAHADTSIKNQAGETPLDIARRLQFHNIESMLRKNS; from the exons ATGGGGATACTCTATTCAGAG CCCATTTGTCAGGCAGCTTATAAGAATGATTTCAATGAAGTTCAGTGTCTTTTGGAACACAACAGTGACCACCTGAACGTCCAGGACAGCATCAGTGGAGACACCCCTTTAATTTGTGCGTGTAAACAGGGAAACAACAGGATAGTTAGCTatcttctaaaaagaaatgctgatgtCAACCTCAGGAACAAG aaagaCCGCACATGTCTGCATTATGCTGTGAGAAAACGGTTTACCTTCCTTGACTATGTGCTCATCATAATCCTCATGCCAGTTATGCTTATTGGATACCTTCTCATG GTCTCAAAGACTAAACAGAATGAAAACCTGATCAAGATGTTGCTTAGGGCTGGAGTGGATGTTAATGCTACAGATTTT tcTGGTAGCACAGCACTTCACTATGCTTGTGAAATGAGAAACCAGGCAGTCGTTCCTCTACTGCTTGAAGCTCATGCAGACACTTCCATAAAGAATCAG GCTGGGGAGACCCCCCTGGATATAGCAAGAAGATTGCAGTTCCACAACATTGAAAGCATGCTGAGGAAAAATTCGTAG